Sequence from the uncultured Draconibacterium sp. genome:
AAATAAGGTTAAAAGATTCTTCATCATGTATTGTTTTTTGTTTTGCCACTAATTTACATAAAGCAATGTGAATTACCTACTGTTAGCCATTATTGGCTTGTGCTTCCTGAACTTTCTTCGGATCAATCTTTTCGCCTTTCACCTTATCCTCCACTTTCAATCCTTCTGTAATTTCAATATTTATCCCGTCAGAAAGCCCGGTATGAACCCAACGTTTTTCGTAGTTTGGTTCTTCGGGCGTACCTACATTCACCTCCACAAACGACGAGTCGTTTTCAAATTGAAGCAAACCTTCGGGAATCACCATCACATTGTCTTTGCGCTCCAGAACGATATTGGCGTTTGCACTGTATCCGGCACGGATAAACTGGCCTTCCTTCAGTTTCACATTTGCTTTAATTTCAAACTGAATAGCACCGTTTTCCTCCACTCCTTTTGGCGAAATATATTCCAGAACGGCAGCAAATTTTTCTTTGTCGATAGCACCAATTTCCAATTCAATTGGCATTCCTTCGCGAATTTTACCTACCTCTGTTTCGTCAACATTTCCTTCAAATATCATATCGCTCATATCGGCAACCGATGCAATGGTAGTTCCTGCGTTAAAGGTATTTGCCTGAATTACCGAGTTACCTTCTTCAACCGGAACATCCAGCACCATACCGTCGATGGTTGAGCGCACCAGCGTATTAGTAGCCGTTTCAGCCTTTTTTGTTACACCGTTTTTAATTAATTCCAGATTATTTTCGGCAGCGGTCAGTTCTTCTCTTGCTGAATCGTAGGCCACTTTTGCCGCTTTAAACTCTTCGTACGAGATCACTTCTTTATCAAATAATTTCTGCTGACGATCGTAATCGATCTGTGCATCATCAAAACCAATTTTTGCACGGTTTACACGTGTTTCTGCCGAGTTCAGCGTCACCATATCAGGAATAATTTTGATACGTGCAACCACCTGCCCTTTGGTAATTTTATCGCCGGCTTCAACAAACAATTCATCAATAATTCCTGAAACCTGCGGAACGATCTCAATTTCAAAACGTGGTACTACCGAACCGGTAGCCACCGTTTTCATTACTACTTCGCTATAAAACGGGTTCTTGTTTTCAAAAAAATCTGTTTTCTTTTTCGATTTGGTGTACAGGAAGAAAAGTGTTCCTCCAAATATTGCTACCAATACTACAACTCCTAAAATTTTAAATACTTTTTTCATGGCTAAATTGCTTTTATTGTTTTTTGTTTCAATTTTATCCTTAATCAATAATCATTAATCCTTTTTTACTCGTCGCGCAAAGCATCAATCGGTTTAATACTTACCGCCCGCCGCGCCGGTATTAATCCGGCAAAAATTCCGGAAACCACCAGTACTGAAAGTGCTCCAACTGCCATTTGAAAACTGATTTCAGGGCGACGGAAGAAAATATCATCTCCGCTACCGGCATTCATTTCCAACGCCATATTCAGCAGCTCAAGCAGGCCAACACCCAGTGCCAAACCAAGGTATCCGGCAAGTACCGTGAGAAAAACACTTTCGGCAACAATGTGCAGGATCACTTTCCCCGGAGTTGCACCAATGGCGCGCTGGATACCAATTTCCTGCGTACGTTCTTTAATAATTACCAGCATAATATTGCTTACACCAATTACACCGGCCAGCAAAGTTCCAATTCCCACGATCCAGGTTAGGATCTGAATTCCGGTGAAAAGTCCCATATATTTTTTCCATTCCACTTCGATGTTAAACGACCCAACTGCTTGTTGATCGTCGGGTGCAACACTGTGGCGTTCTTTCATCAACTCTTTTAAGCGGCTTTCCACCTTGCTCACCGGCACTCCGGGTTGCGATGTTACCGAGAAAAAGTGCACATCGTCGCCCATGTTATAGGTCTTTTGCATGGTTGTGAACGGCATTATTATGGTTTCGTTTTTCCGGCCACTACCAATGTTTACACGGGTTTCGCCTTTTACCACACCAACCACCTGGAAGTAAACGCCGTTAATTTTCAGGTACTGTCCAATCGGATCTTCGTCCTTGTCGAACATGACTTCCACCACACGTTCACCAATATTTACCACTTTTCGCGAATGCTGAATATCGATGGTATTGATCAGTCGTCCCTGAAGCGGTGTCCACGGATCGATTTTGAAAAACTCGGGATAATCGCCATAAATATTAAAAGCACCTGTTTTTTTACCGCGAATTACATTATCTCCGCCTCCGCTGCTTGGTCCGAACAATCGTGGCGACAAGTATTCAATATCGCTGATGTTGGCTTTTATGTATGCTATATCTGTGTTTTTGTAATTCCAGCGTCGTCCCCGTTGAAATCCTTTATAAGGAACGCTGGTGCGCTCGGTCCAGAAGAATGCAGAGTTAGATGCGAAAGCTTTAATTCCGTCCATCACCCCATTTTCAAGGGCACGACCGGCTCCCGACATAATTATCAGCATAAATATTCCCCAGAACACACCGAACGCGGTCATAAAGCTGCGCATCCGGTTTTTCTTTAAAGCGCTTAATATTTCT
This genomic interval carries:
- a CDS encoding efflux RND transporter periplasmic adaptor subunit — protein: MKKVFKILGVVVLVAIFGGTLFFLYTKSKKKTDFFENKNPFYSEVVMKTVATGSVVPRFEIEIVPQVSGIIDELFVEAGDKITKGQVVARIKIIPDMVTLNSAETRVNRAKIGFDDAQIDYDRQQKLFDKEVISYEEFKAAKVAYDSAREELTAAENNLELIKNGVTKKAETATNTLVRSTIDGMVLDVPVEEGNSVIQANTFNAGTTIASVADMSDMIFEGNVDETEVGKIREGMPIELEIGAIDKEKFAAVLEYISPKGVEENGAIQFEIKANVKLKEGQFIRAGYSANANIVLERKDNVMVIPEGLLQFENDSSFVEVNVGTPEEPNYEKRWVHTGLSDGINIEITEGLKVEDKVKGEKIDPKKVQEAQANNG
- a CDS encoding ABC transporter permease, which translates into the protein MFDLDLWKEILSALKKNRMRSFMTAFGVFWGIFMLIIMSGAGRALENGVMDGIKAFASNSAFFWTERTSVPYKGFQRGRRWNYKNTDIAYIKANISDIEYLSPRLFGPSSGGGDNVIRGKKTGAFNIYGDYPEFFKIDPWTPLQGRLINTIDIQHSRKVVNIGERVVEVMFDKDEDPIGQYLKINGVYFQVVGVVKGETRVNIGSGRKNETIIMPFTTMQKTYNMGDDVHFFSVTSQPGVPVSKVESRLKELMKERHSVAPDDQQAVGSFNIEVEWKKYMGLFTGIQILTWIVGIGTLLAGVIGVSNIMLVIIKERTQEIGIQRAIGATPGKVILHIVAESVFLTVLAGYLGLALGVGLLELLNMALEMNAGSGDDIFFRRPEISFQMAVGALSVLVVSGIFAGLIPARRAVSIKPIDALRDE